A single genomic interval of Vanessa atalanta chromosome 12, ilVanAtal1.2, whole genome shotgun sequence harbors:
- the LOC125067716 gene encoding D-aspartate oxidase isoform X1, producing the protein MTKVAVLGAGINGLSCAVKIKEKYPYVDVVIIANDFTPNTTGDGSGGLWYPYLCGSTSPQLLSKWGGETYKYLHKLWLKGGYDVSLMPMLELYRHKRELPIDEWASSVFGYRILDRHQLDYLSGLYSVKYVAGRTFTTLVVYPPTILAEMYRRFKQVNGIAIQSNINSLRDTKLSDYNVVINCMGLGSRDAIPDYKVIPIRGQISRIEAPWINHTIVDEDTGNYIIPNVYNCVLGGTHQENNYNRDIDDNDTDFVLNGCMELMPGIKHAKPITHWVGLRPGREKIRLESEEKDGKFYIHNYGHGGSGLTLFWGCASDVLEIFDNYMNIIKQKEKSKL; encoded by the exons ATGACAAAGGTTGCTGTTTTAGGTGCCGGTATTAACGGCTTAAGTTGTGCtgtaaaaataaaggaaaaatatcCGTATGTAGAT GTAGTAATAATAGCCAATGATTTTACTCCTAATACTACTGGTGATGGGTCGGGAGGTTTATGGTATCCATATCTTTGTGGGAGTACATCACCGCAGCTATTGAG TAAGTGGGGCGGTGAGACCTACAAATACCTACATAAGCTTTGGCTAAAAGGCGGTTACGATGTATCTCTTATGCCGATGCTCGAGCTATACAGACATAAAAGAGAACTGCCTATAGATGAATGGGCATCATCCGTTTTCGGTTACAGAATACTTGATCGACATCAGTTAGATTACTTGAGCGGACTGTACTCTGTTAAATATGT AGCCGGTCGCACTTTCACGACCCTAGTCGTGTACCCACCGACTATTCTCGCCGAGATGTACCGACGTTTCAAACAAGTCAACGGGATTGCGATACAATCAAATATCAACTCATTGAGGGATACAAAACTCAGTGATTATAATGTGGTTATCAACTGCATGGGTCTTGGATCAAGAGATGCAATTCCAGACTATAAAGTGATACCGATCAGAGGACAAATATCACGA aTTGAAGCTCCTTGGATAAATCACACCATTGTAGACGAAGATACTGGCAACTATATTATaccaaa tgtATACAACTGTGTCTTGGGCGGTACTCAccaagaaaataattacaacagaGACATCGATGATAATGACACTGATTTCGTTTTAAACGGATGCATGGAATTGATGCCGGGAATTAAA CACGCAAAACCTATTACTCATTGGGTAGGTTTGCGACCTGGCAGGGAAAAAATTAGACTCGAATCAGAGGAAAAAGATGGGAAATTCTACATTCACAACTATGGACAtg